Part of the Syntrophorhabdales bacterium genome, GTCGAGGGATAAAGCCGAACTGGAAGTGATGGGCCTCTCCGGTCCACGCGGCGATGTAACAATGAAGATCAAACCCTTCCTTCTTACACCGCTCTGAAGCAAATCCGAATATTCAATATTCAAATCCTAAACAAATTCCAATTCTCCAAACTCAAACAACAAAACACGGCGCGTCTTGAATTTTGGTCATTCGATATTGTTTACGATTTAGATATTGGAGTTTAGAATTTCCTCTGGTGCTACTTAATCTCCTTTATCTCGACTCCTTCGTAGGTGTATCTCGGTTCACCGTTCACTTTGTGGATCTTGGTATCGATTACTTCCAGTTTATCCCCTTTCGGCACCATCCAGAAATCTATGTCGAGCAGGTCCTTCCCGTCGGCAGATTTAAAATCGCTGCACGCAAAATAAACCGTCTGCCCGTCTTTCTGGAAGGTGCGCACAGGATCGTGAACTTTCACGAACGTGAGTTGCCAGTTCTTATTAAGTTTCTCATCCCTGACCATGAAGAAACCGCCGTGGGCTTTTGACATCTCCCTGGCATGGTCTTCAATGGCCTTCTTGACGGTGTCGGCGGTAATCGGTTTTCCCTTCTGCTCGACTTTTGACCCGGGATGTTCCACCGTCTTCCCCGGATGTTCCGCTGCATAAAGATGCGGGGATAAAAGAATGAGTGCACCCAACGCCAAAGCGATTCCGGCTGTCGCCTTTTTCATGGCACGGCTCCTTGATTGTCGAAAATATTATGTAACGTAAGATAGGGACCGTGGGGCTATCTGTCAAGTAAGGGCCGGATGCCTAAGGGCCGGATGCCTTTCAGAAGACCCTCTTCAGAAGTTCGCTCGCTATGACTGCTTTTTCAACTTCCTTGGAGCCCTCATAAATCTCAACGATTTTGGCATCGCGGTAGAATCGCTGGATATCGTACTCAGCGATATACCCATAACCTCCGTGGAGTTGCAGCGCTTCATTGGTCACGTAAACAGCAGTGTCTCCCGCATACCATTTTGCCATCGAGATGAGAGCAGCGTCGGCCTTACCTTTATCCAGAAGATAGGCTGATCTCCAGTAGAGGCCTCGCGCTGCCTCGACCCTCGTGGCCATTTCGGCGATCTTGAATTGCACCCCCTGGAGCCGTGCCAGCGTGCCGCCGAACGCCTTTCTCTGTTTCACATGAAAAATGGCTTTTTCGAGGGCTCCCTGGGCAACGCCGACTCCTTGAGCGGCCACGTGGTTGCGTGTCTTATTAAAGAAATCCATGAGCTGATAGAAACCACGGCCTTCCTGCCCTATGACATTTGTTACAGGTACTTCAACGCCGGTCAGATTGACTTCCGCGGTGTTTGCAGCCCTTATACCCATTTTGCCGTGTATCTTGGTCGCCTCGTAGCCGGGCATGGACGTCTCTATTACAATAATACTGAATCTCTTGTGCACATCCCGTTCCTCGGGATGAGTGAGAGCATAGACGAGCATGAAATGCGCCGTGCAGCCGTTGGAGATGAACATCTTGGAGCCGTTGATCACATACTTGTCTCCCTTTTTCTCTGCCCTGGTCTTAATCATGGTCACATCACTGCCTGCATCCGGCTCGGTGATGGCAAACCCGATGATCGCCTCACCTGCGGGGATCGGTGGCAGGTACTTCTTCTTCTGTTCCTTTGTTCCGAATGCCTGGATCATCTCGGAGCCGAAGCTGAGCGCGCACAGGCTCTGCCCGCAACCGGGGTCCACACGCCAGAACTGCTCTGTAATGAGGCTGTGTTCAAGGAATCCCAACCCTGAACCACCATACTCTTCCTCGATAAAACTTCCGATGAAACCATTCTCGGCTGCACGTTTCCATATGGCAGGGTCGAACTCTTCCTTCTCATCAAATTCCTTTGCACGATCCGTGAACTCCGCCTCTGCGAACTCCCGGGCCGCCTTGACGATATCTTTCTGTTCCGATGTAAGTTCCATACTAACCTCCAAGAAAAGCAAATGCGCAGTGGGGTACATCGACGTGGCGCAGCTTTATTTTGATAGAGAGTTCGTCGGCATGTCAATAGATTTCCGTGAGGACGCCTTCATCCATGCACAAGTGCATGATCCTCGGCGCCCGGGTAAGCATGTCTTTGACAGCCCATGGCTGCCGCGCTAGAATAGTCTTAATGGAAGATGAAGAAAAAACAACACCGACAACATCGGCTCAAGACGAGTGGGTGAGAATGGATCCAGATCGGCCGGCCTACCAGAAATTGCACCTCTGTCTTTACCTTGCGGAACTTCCCGAGCTCACCACAAGCGAACCCGAAGCGAAGGGCTCCCGGTAAGAGAAATCACGACACAAATGCTTTATATTATTCGTACGTGAGCTTCGAATAAGAAAAGCAAAGGAAGGTTGTCATGAAGCAAGTAGTTGTTCTTTTTTGTTTGCTGCTTATGGCCGTTTCCGCAGCACCTGTATTGGCGTGCGATTGCGACACGGCAACCGGGATCCTCCTGGGAGTGCCGGACCGACTTCATCAGGCCTGGCCCAACGACCCGGAGCGCCAGAAAAACCGACCGAAAGATTCCGAGAACGGTCCCAAGCAGGAAGTGCAGCCAGCCAATCAGAACCCCCAATCCGGGGGAGAGAACAAGAAATAGCGATCCTCCCACAGCTTATCCGCTAAAAATATTTACACATAATCCCTTTACATTGGAGAAAGCCTTGTAAATAGGGCTTCCGGCACTTTATTGTAAAATGTAAATAAAAATAGCAGCATAGTAACTTACTGTAATAATTACCTATTTAGCCTCCCGTATACAATTTGTTATCGTAGTCCGTCTCCCGTGATTTTGGGTCTATGTACCTAAGTTGCTGAAATAATGTACTTTTACCTTGTGGCATTCTTATTGCTTTATAGCTTTTCCATATGATGACACACGAAAAAAACCAAAAAGGAGAGCATATCATGGAAAAGAAAGTGTTACTAATCGACGACGAGGCATCTTTGAGAAGGCACGTGACCCTGGGTCTTATGCAACAAGGATACTACACCGAGCCGTGTGAGAATGGCATGAAGGGGTTGGAGACGCTCAACATGTTCAAGAGAAAGAACACCCCCCTGGACTGTGCCATAGTTGACGTGAGGCTCCCTGACATTGACGGTATCAAGCTACTGAAGGTGATAAAGCTGAACTATCCGCAACTGCCGGTCATTATCATTACCGGCCACGGCGACGCCGCAGTAGAAGAGGCAGTGAAAGCAGAGCGGGCTGATGGCTACCTGGAAAAACCGTTCACGATGGAAGAGCTGACCGAGCTGCTCGAGCAGGTACCCACACCGGCGCCAGCGCCCAAGAAAGAAGAGACGACGGCCCCGGTTCAGTCGTACAGCGCGTACGCCCTGGTGACACTCGATGCAAAGGCTGATATCCTTGAGGCATATCGGACCCTCTACTTCCAGGAGAACGTTCTGTACTGCGATGCCATCAGGGGAGACCACGACCTGATGCTTCTCCTGCAGGCTGAAACGCCCGAGGCGATTCGGGAAGTTGTCGATACGAAAATAAAGATGGTTAAAGGCGTGACCGATATAACGATGCTCAATGTGGATTCCCCCATGTTCGGAGAAAATGTGGTCGATATCATCGGCTCTGTTGATAAGGCTCTCGGCCGCGAAAAAGAAGAAGGTGAAGTTTACTCGAACCAGACAGCCCGGACCAGGACGTCATCCTATGTGCTGCTCGAAATCGAAAAAGAGAAGCTCGCCAGCATCTACCCATCCCTCTACTTCGATGACCAGGTTGTGTACTGCGACTGCACAAGGGGCAAATACGACATCGTACTGCTCATGAAAGGCACGAGCTTCGCAGAGATCGGCAATATTGTCAAGAACAAGTTCAAGCAGATGGACGGCGTGCTGAGAGTGAAGGAATGGCCTATAATCACGCTCCTTGAGATGTAAGCCACTGAAAAGAAACAGGTTGACTAAGTTACTGTTGAGGTTGAGATAGAAATAGGGTAAAGTGAGATAAATCACAAGCTCCGAAGTAAGACGAAGGCTAGGCCGAGCGAGGACACCGCGAGAGGTGCCCTCCCTCGCCTCAGCCTCAATCTGTGTTGTAAGGGAGATACTTGATGGCGACGAAAGAGCAGACTAAACAGGAACAGAGCGGCAACGGATTTTCCAATTTCAAAGTTGAGCTGTGGAAGTACCAGGGCGAAATGGGCGCCCTCATACCGCTTCTGCAGTCGGCCCAGGAAACGTACGGCTACATACCGGAATCAGCCATCGACCACATCAGCGAGGTCGTGGGTATTCCGTCTGCTGACATCTACGGAGTCATCACCTTCTATTCCCAATTCCGGCTCAAACCGATGGGAAAGAATATTATCAAGATTTGTGATGGCACTGCCTGTCACGTAAACGCATCCACTGCCATACTGCGAACGGTCGAAGACGAGTTGAAGCTCGAAGGTGACGAGACAACGGAAGACGGGCTCTTCACCGTGCAGAAAGTTGCCTGCCTGGGTTGCTGCTCGTTGTCACCCGTGCTCATGATCAACGAAGAAACACACGGAAAGCTGACACCGAAAAAAGTCACACAGCTGCTCAAAGAATACCGCGAGGACTCGAAAGACTAGCGGCTTGATTTGAGTTTCAACCATATGAAAGACATTCAGATGTCGACTCTGAAAGAATTGAAGTTTTTTTACCACGAGCGCAGCGAGTGTCGGTCGGACGTGCCAGGCCGGGATTCGATGGATTTCAAGGCGCAAGGAGCCGGGAACCGCAGGCTGTACTGATGTACGCCGAGGATTCACGGTGACGCAGCAACGAAGAAAGGCGCGAAGCCCGTGTCCTGGGACGGACGGCGACCAGAAAAAGAAGAACCCAGAGATGAGCGCAGGAGAGCGAGAATGAAGACGATCAAGGTAGGCCTAGGCACCTGTGGTGTATCCGCCGGCGCCGAAAAGACGTTTGAAGCGGTAAAACTGGAGATAGAGAAGCAGAATATCCAGGTCGTGCTCAAGGAGACAGGATGCAACGGGATGTGTTTTCGCGAACCGCTGGTGGAAGTGATCGACGAGTCCAACCACTCGTTCCTGTACGGCGATGTCACGCCGGAAAAGGCGCAACGCATCATGACGGAACACGTGCTCGGCAATACACCCGTGAAAGAGTGGGTCGTGCAGAACTCGGGGCCTTCCGGGGACGACACTTTTTTCCAAAAACAGCGGAGGATCGTTCTCAGAAACTGCGGGGTCATCGACCCAAATTCCCTGGATGAGTATATAGCTGTCGGGGGCTACGAGGCCATCCAAAAAGTATTGAAAGAATACACGCCTGAACAAGTGATAGAAATCATCACCAACTCCGGCCTGCGCGGCAGGGGCGGCGGCGGATTCTTAAGCGGCGTAAAATGGAAGTTCTGCCGCCAATCACCGGGTGACAAGAAGTACATCATCTGCAATGCGGACGAGGGCGACCCCGGAGCTTTCATGGACCGCAGTACCCTGGAGAGCGACCCTCACTCGGTACTGGAAGGCATGATGATCTGCGCCTATGCCATCGGCGCCGACGAGGGCTATTTCTACGTCAGAGCCGAATACCCGAAGGCTGTGCAGCGGCTGAAGCATTCCATCAGGGAAGCACTCAGCAGAGGATTCCTCGGAAAGAAGATCTTCGGCTCTGATTTCAATTTCTCCGTGAAAATCAAAGAGGGCGCTGGTGCTTTCGTCTGTGGCGAAGAAACCGCGCTCATCGCGTCAATCGAAGGCAAACGGGGCATGCCGCGGTTCAGGCCCCCCTTCCCCGCAAACAAAGGCCTTTGGGGCAAACCCACGAACATCAACAATGTGGAGACGTTCGCCAACGTTCCCTGGATCATCATGAACGGAGCAGAAGCCTTTGCCTCCATGGGAACCGAGAACAGCAAGGGCACTAAAGTGTTCGCTCTCGCAGGGAAGATCGCACGGGGCGGGCTGGCCGAAGTTCCTATGGGCATCACCATTAAAGAGATCGTCTATGATATCGGCGGCGGCATAAAGGACGGCAAGAAGTTTAAGGCGGTGCAGATGGGCGGACCTTCGGGAGGATGCATCCCTGCTTCCATGGACGACCTGCAGATAGACTACCAACAGATCAACAAGACAGGCGCCATCATGGGCTCCGGCGGCCTCGTCGTCATGGATGAGACCACGTGCATGGTCGACATGGCCAAGTTCTTCCTCCGTTTCACACAGGACGAATCCTGCGGCAAATGTACCTTCTGCAGAATCGGCACAAAGCGCATGCTCGAGGTACTCGAGAGGATCACCGACGGAAAAGGCAACGAAAAAGACATAGAGCTGCTCAGAGACCTTGCATATCAGATCAAGAATAATACCATCTGTGGTCTCGGACAGACAGCGCCAAACCCGGTTCTCACCACCTTGAAATACTTCCCTGAGGAATATGAGGCGCATATACGCGAAAAGAAGTGCCCGGCCCACAGCTGCGCGGCGCTGGTCAGTTACACGATAAGCCCTACTGCCTGTAAGGGATGCGCCATGTGTGTCAAGGCTTGCCCCTCCGAAGCCATTAAGGGAGAGAAGAAGAAGGCACACGAAATAAATCCGGAGCTTTGCGTCAGGTGCGGGAAGTGCTATGAAACGTGCAAGTTTGATGCAGTGATTAAGGATTAAACCAGGCTTGAGGTAAAGACGAGAGCTTGAGCACACATGAAGGGCACGAGTAAGAATCCAATACGGAGAAGGATGATATGGCTGCGAAACTAAAAGTTACGATCAATGGTAAAGAATATTCGGCCAATCCCGGTCAGACTATCCTCGAGGTTGTGAGGGAGCACCAGATCGACGACATCCCCACGCTCTGCTATGACCCTAAGCTCCCCCCTTACGGTTCGTGCTACCTCTGCGTGGTGGAAGTACAGGGACTCGAGAAGCTCGTTCCATCCTGTGCGAGTCCTGTTTCTGACGGAATGGTGATTCACACAGACAACGCCCGGATCAAGCAATCGAGAAAAACCGCACTGGAACTGCTTCTCTCCAATCACTACGCCGACTGCCTTGGTCCCTGCACCCAGACTTGCCCGGCAGGTGTAGACGTCCAGGGCTACATCGCACTGATCGCGGCAGGAAAATACAGGGAAGCTGTCAAGCTGATCAAGGAGAAGAACCCCCTACCCCTTGTCTGCGGAAGGGTCTGCGTCAGGGAATGCGAGAACGCGTGCCGGCGTAACTTAGTAGATGAACGGGTGGGCATCGATTACCTGAAGCGGTACGCTTCAGACTTAGACATCGAAGATCCATGGGTACCCGTAACACAACCTTCCAGCGGGAGAAAAGTTGCGATTATCGGGGGCGGGCCGGCCGGACTTACTTGCGCCTACTTTCTTGCTCTGAAAGGACATGCGCCCACAATCTTCGAACAGTCGCCGGCATTGGGCGGCATGCTCCGTTACGGCATCCCCGAGTACCGACTCCCGAAGAAGATGCTCGATAGGGAAATCAAGTGGATTACGGACCTTGGTGTGGACGTAAAAACCAACACTACCCTCGGCAAGGATGTCACAATCGAGTCCCTCAAGAAAAACGGCTTCGATGCCATCTTCGTAGCTATAGGTGCGCAGAAGGCCAAGGGTATGGGTCTTGACGGCGAAACAAAAGTTCCCGGCGTGATAGGGGGCGCCGACTTTCTGCGCAGCATGCAGGCAGCGACAGACGAAGGCAAGCCGAAAGTATTCGGCCGTGTAGTCGTGGTCGGCGGAGGCAACACCGCTATTGACGCTGCGCGCACATCGCTTCGCCTCGGTGCCGCAAAGGTGACCATCCTCTACCGGAGAACCCAGAAGGAGATGCCTGCCAATGAGATGGAAATCGAGGCTGCCATCGATGAAGGGATCGAGATGGTCTTTCTCTCAGCGCCAACAGCCATCGTCACAAAAGATGGCCGCTTGCGCGGGCTGCAGTGTATCCGCATGGAGCTGGGTGAACCTGATGCGAGCGGTCGCAGAAGCCCGGTTCCCATTCAAGGCTCCGAATACCTTCTGGAGTGTGATTTTGTCGTATCGGCAATAGGCCAGGATATTGAACTCGGAACTATCGCCGCCGACGGTCAGTTGAAGACAACGCGGTCGAAAGCCATTCAAACCAACAAGGCTACATTCGAGACGTCGATACCCGGGGTCTTTGCAGGCGGCGACGCAATCACAGGACCGGCTGTGGCCATTGACGCTATAGCACATGGCAGGATGGCTGCCGAGGCAATCGACGGCTACATGCGGGAAGGAAAAGCTAAAACGGAGAGCGCAGGATTCGTGAGCCGCAAGGAGAGCTTCGGAGACCTGGCCGAAAGCGATTTTGTGCAGTACCCGAAAATCACCAAAGAAAAGATGCCCGAACTGCCAGTTGCCGAGCGTATAAGGAATCTGGCGGAGGTTGAGGTCGGTTTTGCTGAGGCACAGGCGTACAACGAGGCGTCCCGCTGCCTTGAGTGCGGCTGCTCCGCCTACTTCGACTGCGCGTTGAGAAAGTATGCAACCGACTTTGGCGTCGATCTTACCAAGTTCGTAGGAGATGTCAGGAAATACAAAATTGACCGGGATCACCCGTTTATAGCGCTCGATCCCAACAAGTGCATCTCCTGCGGCCGATGCGTGAGGACGTGCTCGGAGATACTCAAGATCTCCGCCCTCGGCTTCGTCTATAGAGGGTTTAAGTCCGTGGTGAAGCCATCCATGGAGAAAAAGCTTCTCCAGACTAACTGCATTTCGTGCGGGAATTGTATCGGCGCCTGCCCCACAGGTGCCATAACGGAAAAAGTACCTTTCGCCAAGCCCGGGCCATGGACATCCGAGGAGATCGAATCCGTCTGCTCCTTTTGCTCACTCGGCTGCAACCTCAAATACAAGGTATTCCACGATCACCTCTTTTCCATCGCGCCCACAAACGGCGCGTCGCACAACAAAGGCTACCTCTGCCCGAAGGGGAGGTTCGGCTACAGGTACATGCTCGACGAATCCCGTCTTCTGAAACCCAAAATCAAGAAGAGAGGTGAATACAAAGAGGTGACGTGGAACGAAGCCCTCGACTATGCCGCAACCAAGGTCAAAGGGATCATTGAAGCCTACGGTTCAGGATCGGTCGCGGTCCTCGGATCGCCGCGCATGACAAATGAAGAGCTCTATCTCCTGCAGAAAATGGCGCGGGTCGGGCTCAAGACCAACAACATCGGCAGCTTCAGCAACCTGCTGAATGGAGTCGAGCAGGATGCGCTGGATGACATGTTCGGCATCACTACCTCCACGGCCACGACAGATGATCTGGCGGGCGCAGACCTGATCCTGGTAGTGAATGCGGAGCTGTCGGAGGAAAGTCTCGTGGCTGAGCTTAAGATCAAGGCAGCACAGAGGAACGGCGCGCAGCTGGTCACGGTCAGTTCTTCGGAGGTGGAGCTCAACAAATTCGCGGATCTCTGGATTGATGCAAAACGCGGCACGGTAACAGCCCTGCTGCAAGGCATGTCAAACACTGTCATCGGCAAGGGGCTGGCAGACACCGATTACATCAAGAAGAGAACCGAGGGCTTTGACGCATTCAAGGAATCGATTACAAATCTGAACACCAGCGGTGTTTCCGAGCTCACAGGTGTGAGCAAAGAAAGAATTACGAAATTGTATGACCTCATAGCAAAGCCCGATCAGAAGATTATTGTCGTGTACAATATTGATTCGCTATGGGAGAAGTCGAGTAACGATCTCAGAGCAATAGGCAACTTCCTCTTGCTCACCGGGCGAATCGGCAAGCCGGGCAACGGACTCATACTCTTGAGAGAGTATGCCAATTCCCAGGGGCTCTTCGATATGGGAGCAGACCCTCGTTATCTTCCCGGCCATATCCGCCCTGAAAATACAAAAGGCGTAAAGGATCTATCCTCGTTGTGGGGCGTTGATCTGACTCATATCTTCACACCTACTGACCTCAAAGAACAGCTGGAAGGAGACAGGATCAAGGCTCTTCTCGTATTCGGGGAAGATCCT contains:
- a CDS encoding acyl-CoA dehydrogenase family protein, which codes for MELTSEQKDIVKAAREFAEAEFTDRAKEFDEKEEFDPAIWKRAAENGFIGSFIEEEYGGSGLGFLEHSLITEQFWRVDPGCGQSLCALSFGSEMIQAFGTKEQKKKYLPPIPAGEAIIGFAITEPDAGSDVTMIKTRAEKKGDKYVINGSKMFISNGCTAHFMLVYALTHPEERDVHKRFSIIVIETSMPGYEATKIHGKMGIRAANTAEVNLTGVEVPVTNVIGQEGRGFYQLMDFFNKTRNHVAAQGVGVAQGALEKAIFHVKQRKAFGGTLARLQGVQFKIAEMATRVEAARGLYWRSAYLLDKGKADAALISMAKWYAGDTAVYVTNEALQLHGGYGYIAEYDIQRFYRDAKIVEIYEGSKEVEKAVIASELLKRVF
- a CDS encoding response regulator, with the translated sequence MEKKVLLIDDEASLRRHVTLGLMQQGYYTEPCENGMKGLETLNMFKRKNTPLDCAIVDVRLPDIDGIKLLKVIKLNYPQLPVIIITGHGDAAVEEAVKAERADGYLEKPFTMEELTELLEQVPTPAPAPKKEETTAPVQSYSAYALVTLDAKADILEAYRTLYFQENVLYCDAIRGDHDLMLLLQAETPEAIREVVDTKIKMVKGVTDITMLNVDSPMFGENVVDIIGSVDKALGREKEEGEVYSNQTARTRTSSYVLLEIEKEKLASIYPSLYFDDQVVYCDCTRGKYDIVLLMKGTSFAEIGNIVKNKFKQMDGVLRVKEWPIITLLEM
- the nuoE gene encoding NADH-quinone oxidoreductase subunit NuoE gives rise to the protein MATKEQTKQEQSGNGFSNFKVELWKYQGEMGALIPLLQSAQETYGYIPESAIDHISEVVGIPSADIYGVITFYSQFRLKPMGKNIIKICDGTACHVNASTAILRTVEDELKLEGDETTEDGLFTVQKVACLGCCSLSPVLMINEETHGKLTPKKVTQLLKEYREDSKD
- the nuoF gene encoding NADH-quinone oxidoreductase subunit NuoF; translation: MKTIKVGLGTCGVSAGAEKTFEAVKLEIEKQNIQVVLKETGCNGMCFREPLVEVIDESNHSFLYGDVTPEKAQRIMTEHVLGNTPVKEWVVQNSGPSGDDTFFQKQRRIVLRNCGVIDPNSLDEYIAVGGYEAIQKVLKEYTPEQVIEIITNSGLRGRGGGGFLSGVKWKFCRQSPGDKKYIICNADEGDPGAFMDRSTLESDPHSVLEGMMICAYAIGADEGYFYVRAEYPKAVQRLKHSIREALSRGFLGKKIFGSDFNFSVKIKEGAGAFVCGEETALIASIEGKRGMPRFRPPFPANKGLWGKPTNINNVETFANVPWIIMNGAEAFASMGTENSKGTKVFALAGKIARGGLAEVPMGITIKEIVYDIGGGIKDGKKFKAVQMGGPSGGCIPASMDDLQIDYQQINKTGAIMGSGGLVVMDETTCMVDMAKFFLRFTQDESCGKCTFCRIGTKRMLEVLERITDGKGNEKDIELLRDLAYQIKNNTICGLGQTAPNPVLTTLKYFPEEYEAHIREKKCPAHSCAALVSYTISPTACKGCAMCVKACPSEAIKGEKKKAHEINPELCVRCGKCYETCKFDAVIKD
- a CDS encoding molybdopterin-dependent oxidoreductase; amino-acid sequence: MAAKLKVTINGKEYSANPGQTILEVVREHQIDDIPTLCYDPKLPPYGSCYLCVVEVQGLEKLVPSCASPVSDGMVIHTDNARIKQSRKTALELLLSNHYADCLGPCTQTCPAGVDVQGYIALIAAGKYREAVKLIKEKNPLPLVCGRVCVRECENACRRNLVDERVGIDYLKRYASDLDIEDPWVPVTQPSSGRKVAIIGGGPAGLTCAYFLALKGHAPTIFEQSPALGGMLRYGIPEYRLPKKMLDREIKWITDLGVDVKTNTTLGKDVTIESLKKNGFDAIFVAIGAQKAKGMGLDGETKVPGVIGGADFLRSMQAATDEGKPKVFGRVVVVGGGNTAIDAARTSLRLGAAKVTILYRRTQKEMPANEMEIEAAIDEGIEMVFLSAPTAIVTKDGRLRGLQCIRMELGEPDASGRRSPVPIQGSEYLLECDFVVSAIGQDIELGTIAADGQLKTTRSKAIQTNKATFETSIPGVFAGGDAITGPAVAIDAIAHGRMAAEAIDGYMREGKAKTESAGFVSRKESFGDLAESDFVQYPKITKEKMPELPVAERIRNLAEVEVGFAEAQAYNEASRCLECGCSAYFDCALRKYATDFGVDLTKFVGDVRKYKIDRDHPFIALDPNKCISCGRCVRTCSEILKISALGFVYRGFKSVVKPSMEKKLLQTNCISCGNCIGACPTGAITEKVPFAKPGPWTSEEIESVCSFCSLGCNLKYKVFHDHLFSIAPTNGASHNKGYLCPKGRFGYRYMLDESRLLKPKIKKRGEYKEVTWNEALDYAATKVKGIIEAYGSGSVAVLGSPRMTNEELYLLQKMARVGLKTNNIGSFSNLLNGVEQDALDDMFGITTSTATTDDLAGADLILVVNAELSEESLVAELKIKAAQRNGAQLVTVSSSEVELNKFADLWIDAKRGTVTALLQGMSNTVIGKGLADTDYIKKRTEGFDAFKESITNLNTSGVSELTGVSKERITKLYDLIAKPDQKIIVVYNIDSLWEKSSNDLRAIGNFLLLTGRIGKPGNGLILLREYANSQGLFDMGADPRYLPGHIRPENTKGVKDLSSLWGVDLTHIFTPTDLKEQLEGDRIKALLVFGEDPLAAARNVRLTGGIEFMLVLDYFMTPTAMEADVVLPASLPIETGGSFTACDRRVQETKAIFAPRSGMESWQIITGLANRLGTPFKYKSAKDVASEIRSAIPAYGATKSGLFWGQPIFEKGFMTPDGKAKFSILKIDLSPCSVEKKQYVSSENYFRTNVKGRLTSQA